From Arcticibacter tournemirensis, one genomic window encodes:
- a CDS encoding error-prone DNA polymerase — MKYAELQITSNFSFLRGGSHPEELVEQAAAYGYTALAITDRNSLAGIVRAHIIAKKLGIKFIPACRLDLQDGPGLLAYPTDLEAYGRLSALLSTGNLRTEKGKCHLYKQDVYERREGIKFIIIPPETLNEGFDYDEDFKSAVAEYRAVFGKDVYMAATRSYSGDDAKRLYRLSHLGIPLVALGDIHYHDNERRELQDILTCIREKCTIHSAGFRLHANAERYMKPIDEIHRLFRQYPQAIDNAREIADACTFSLDALKYIEPEEAVINGLTPQERLTKYTWEGAHERYGAIVPDKIRKQIDFELAFIERRKLAPYFLRVYKYTQKAEELGILHQGRGSAANSTVCYCLSITAVDPMKSRLLFSRFMSDAREEWPDIDVDFEHERREEIIQYIYEDYGRDHAAIVATVTQERHRGAIRDVGKVMGLSEDTIKRIGATIWDFSEEGFDEKRLREQGLNPHDPLIRKVLELTTLLMGFPRQLGQHTGGFVITDNKLSDLCPVMNARMENRTQLEWNKDDLEALGILKVDVLGLGMLTMIRKAFDMVLKHYGRELTLANIPQDDAKVYEMISHADTIGVFQIESRAQMSMLPRLKPKCFYDLVIEVAIVRPGPIQGDMVHPYLRRRNEEEAVVYPSAELKEILGRTLGVPLFQEQAMEIAIVAAGFTPGEADELRRSMATFKANGKLYLYEKKLVDGMVARGYEEDFSRRVFKQLQGFEGYGFPESHAASFALLVYISSWLKYYYPDVFCAALLNSQPMGFYQPAQIVRDARDHQVKVLPVDVNYSYWDNTLEEKEGDHYAVRLGFRQVKGLREEDMLLLTNDRKPFYSHVDQLRAAGVPEAALEKLADADAFRSLGSDRRKALWEVSALGDRPVALFEGQPSESVKELQIELPLMSESEHVVQDYAATGLSLKNHPVALVREKLDLLHNKRIADLKTLKDGERVRVAGLITVRQRPGTAKGILFMTLEDETGNANIVVWEKLFDKYRKEIIQSRLLMVEGKLQVEGEVIHVVSSRCFNLNSLLRGLTRTNEDTLPLLTLANGDETTAPVLDSREVFYKGRNFR; from the coding sequence ATGAAATACGCCGAACTGCAAATAACGAGCAACTTCAGCTTCCTTCGCGGAGGTTCACATCCTGAAGAACTGGTGGAGCAGGCTGCTGCTTACGGCTATACAGCTCTGGCTATTACAGACCGCAACAGCCTTGCTGGCATAGTACGGGCGCATATCATCGCTAAGAAGCTGGGGATTAAATTTATTCCTGCTTGCAGACTGGATCTGCAGGATGGCCCCGGTTTATTAGCTTACCCTACAGACCTGGAAGCTTATGGCCGGCTTTCGGCTTTGTTAAGCACGGGAAACCTAAGGACAGAGAAAGGTAAATGTCATTTATATAAGCAGGATGTCTATGAACGCCGTGAAGGAATTAAATTCATTATTATCCCTCCTGAAACGTTGAACGAAGGCTTTGATTATGATGAAGATTTCAAAAGTGCAGTAGCAGAGTATCGTGCCGTATTCGGCAAGGATGTTTATATGGCGGCAACACGGTCCTATAGTGGTGATGATGCGAAAAGATTATACCGTCTCTCGCATCTTGGAATCCCCCTGGTGGCCCTAGGAGACATACATTACCACGATAATGAGCGACGTGAATTGCAGGATATATTAACATGCATTCGCGAAAAATGCACCATTCATTCGGCTGGTTTCAGGCTTCATGCTAACGCAGAACGCTATATGAAACCAATTGATGAAATACACCGCTTGTTCAGGCAATATCCTCAAGCGATAGATAATGCTCGGGAAATAGCGGATGCCTGTACTTTTTCACTTGATGCTCTTAAATATATCGAACCTGAAGAAGCGGTTATTAACGGCCTCACACCTCAGGAGCGCTTAACTAAATATACCTGGGAGGGCGCACATGAACGATATGGAGCGATTGTTCCTGACAAGATCAGAAAACAGATTGATTTTGAGCTGGCTTTTATTGAACGACGGAAGCTCGCCCCCTATTTCCTTCGGGTGTATAAGTATACTCAAAAGGCAGAAGAACTGGGGATCCTGCATCAGGGACGCGGTTCTGCTGCTAATTCAACGGTTTGTTATTGCCTTTCCATTACGGCAGTAGATCCCATGAAGTCAAGATTATTATTTTCCCGCTTTATGTCTGATGCGCGCGAAGAATGGCCGGATATTGATGTCGACTTTGAACATGAGCGCCGCGAGGAGATCATTCAGTATATCTATGAAGATTATGGCCGCGACCATGCTGCCATCGTTGCTACGGTCACGCAAGAACGCCACAGGGGCGCTATCCGCGATGTAGGTAAAGTAATGGGACTATCGGAAGATACCATTAAACGCATCGGGGCGACCATTTGGGATTTCAGTGAAGAGGGATTTGATGAAAAACGCTTGAGGGAGCAGGGACTGAACCCGCACGACCCTCTTATCCGAAAGGTCCTCGAACTTACCACGCTGCTGATGGGGTTTCCGAGGCAGTTGGGCCAGCATACCGGCGGGTTTGTTATTACCGATAACAAGCTGTCTGACTTGTGTCCGGTGATGAATGCCCGTATGGAAAACCGCACACAACTGGAATGGAACAAAGATGATCTGGAAGCACTCGGCATCCTGAAAGTGGATGTATTAGGTCTTGGTATGCTAACCATGATCCGCAAAGCCTTCGATATGGTATTAAAACACTATGGCAGGGAATTAACGCTGGCAAATATACCACAAGACGATGCTAAAGTGTATGAAATGATCAGCCATGCAGATACCATTGGGGTGTTCCAGATCGAAAGCCGTGCACAGATGTCGATGCTGCCACGCCTGAAGCCTAAGTGCTTTTATGATCTGGTGATTGAAGTGGCAATTGTACGACCAGGCCCCATACAGGGAGATATGGTTCACCCTTACCTAAGGCGTCGCAACGAAGAGGAAGCCGTTGTTTATCCTTCTGCAGAACTGAAAGAGATATTAGGCCGCACCCTCGGGGTTCCTTTATTCCAGGAGCAGGCGATGGAAATCGCCATTGTGGCGGCTGGCTTTACCCCTGGCGAGGCGGATGAACTTCGCAGAAGCATGGCTACCTTTAAAGCGAATGGCAAATTATATCTCTATGAGAAAAAACTAGTGGATGGTATGGTGGCCAGGGGTTATGAAGAAGACTTTTCAAGACGAGTTTTCAAGCAATTGCAGGGTTTTGAAGGATATGGTTTCCCTGAAAGTCATGCAGCCTCATTTGCTCTGCTGGTTTATATATCTTCCTGGCTGAAATATTATTATCCCGACGTTTTCTGCGCAGCACTACTAAACAGTCAGCCCATGGGCTTTTACCAACCCGCACAAATTGTAAGGGACGCCCGGGATCATCAGGTTAAAGTATTGCCAGTAGACGTGAACTATTCTTACTGGGATAATACCCTGGAAGAAAAAGAAGGTGATCATTATGCAGTAAGATTAGGTTTCAGGCAGGTGAAGGGTTTGAGGGAGGAGGATATGCTGCTTTTGACAAATGACCGGAAACCCTTTTATTCTCATGTTGATCAGCTTCGCGCGGCTGGCGTACCTGAAGCTGCACTTGAAAAACTGGCGGATGCGGATGCTTTCCGCTCCTTAGGCTCAGACCGCCGCAAAGCTTTATGGGAGGTATCGGCTCTTGGAGACCGTCCTGTTGCGCTCTTTGAAGGCCAGCCATCAGAAAGCGTAAAAGAGCTGCAGATAGAATTGCCCTTAATGAGTGAAAGCGAGCATGTAGTGCAGGATTACGCTGCAACGGGTTTATCACTAAAGAATCACCCGGTCGCCCTGGTTCGCGAAAAGCTCGACCTGCTCCACAACAAACGGATTGCTGACTTAAAAACACTAAAGGATGGTGAACGGGTAAGAGTAGCGGGATTGATCACTGTAAGGCAACGGCCCGGAACAGCTAAAGGGATATTATTTATGACCCTCGAGGATGAAACCGGCAATGCCAATATTGTGGTATGGGAGAAGCTTTTTGATAAATACCGGAAAGAAATAATACAGTCCCGGCTCCTGATGGTTGAAGGTAAATTGCAGGTTGAAGGTGAAGTGATTCATGTGGTGTCCAGTCGTTGTTTCAATCTGAACAGTCTTTTACGGGGCTTAACCCGGACAAATGAAGATACCCTGCCCCTGCTGACGCTGGCCAATGGAGATGAAACGACTGCTCCGGTTTTGGATAGCAGAGAAGTCTTTTATAAAGGGAGAAATTTCAGATAG
- a CDS encoding Y-family DNA polymerase, translated as MAIWFRNLTTDWLSLRKPELRQIPFVFVAPERNRMIITAANPVAESQGVYSGMAAADAKAITTNLQILNYIPGKEARLLRQLGLWCIRYTPVVAVNLPDGLILDISGCAHLWGGERGYLKNIVNKLRASGYDTRAAIADTIGAAWAVARFGKITPIIESGRQAQTLMNLPPAALRLEAPVLEKLQKLGFSTIRSFMQIPRSVLRRRFGEAFLLRLAQALDQENEEIIPLVPPVPYVERLPCLEPIKTARGIEIAIQRLLEGLCLRLKAEGKGIRKAVLKCYRVDGKMVHTGISTNRGSHSISHIFKLLELQVSKIEPGLGIELFLLEATKVDDIDVLQEKLWAGNPGLQDSALAELLDRLAGKVGANRIHRYLPVEHYWPERSVKEAASLSEIPVTAWRTDRLRPIRLLPKPEQVEVMALLPDYPPKVFTYKGRRHAVEKADGPERIEREWWLEKGEHRDYYVVEDSDGNRYWLFRSGHYDAAPQWYLHGFFA; from the coding sequence ATGGCTATATGGTTTCGTAACCTGACGACAGACTGGCTGAGCCTTCGAAAGCCGGAATTACGACAAATACCCTTTGTTTTTGTCGCTCCTGAGCGAAATCGCATGATCATCACTGCTGCTAATCCGGTTGCGGAGTCGCAGGGTGTCTATTCTGGAATGGCGGCAGCAGATGCTAAAGCCATTACCACTAATTTGCAGATACTGAATTACATTCCGGGAAAGGAAGCACGGCTTTTACGTCAATTGGGATTGTGGTGTATTCGCTATACTCCGGTTGTAGCTGTTAACCTGCCGGATGGTCTGATCCTGGATATTTCGGGTTGTGCACATCTATGGGGAGGCGAAAGGGGCTATCTTAAAAACATCGTTAACAAATTGCGTGCATCAGGTTATGATACCCGCGCTGCCATAGCTGATACCATTGGAGCGGCATGGGCAGTTGCCCGCTTTGGTAAAATAACACCGATAATTGAAAGCGGCAGGCAGGCACAAACCCTGATGAACCTCCCTCCTGCTGCGCTGCGGCTGGAAGCCCCTGTATTGGAGAAGCTGCAAAAATTAGGGTTCAGCACCATTAGAAGTTTTATGCAGATACCGCGTTCGGTGTTACGAAGGCGCTTTGGCGAAGCATTTTTACTGAGACTGGCCCAGGCTTTGGACCAGGAGAATGAAGAGATTATACCTTTAGTCCCTCCGGTACCTTATGTAGAACGACTTCCCTGTTTAGAGCCTATAAAGACCGCCAGAGGAATTGAAATCGCTATACAGCGTTTATTAGAAGGATTATGTTTACGGCTCAAAGCTGAGGGAAAGGGAATTCGTAAAGCTGTACTCAAATGTTATCGTGTGGATGGTAAAATGGTGCATACGGGTATCAGTACGAACCGGGGCTCGCATAGCATATCTCATATATTCAAATTGCTCGAATTACAGGTCAGCAAGATCGAGCCAGGCCTTGGAATTGAACTTTTTCTGCTGGAGGCAACTAAAGTAGATGATATTGATGTGTTGCAGGAAAAGTTATGGGCCGGAAACCCCGGTTTACAGGACTCTGCTTTAGCGGAGCTGCTCGACAGGCTTGCGGGTAAAGTGGGTGCAAACAGGATTCACCGATACCTGCCAGTGGAACATTACTGGCCAGAACGATCGGTAAAAGAGGCGGCATCCTTATCCGAAATACCGGTAACTGCGTGGCGTACAGACAGGCTTCGCCCTATCCGTTTACTTCCGAAACCTGAACAGGTTGAAGTCATGGCGCTCCTGCCCGATTATCCGCCAAAAGTATTTACCTATAAAGGCAGGCGGCATGCAGTGGAGAAGGCAGACGGACCTGAGCGCATTGAACGCGAATGGTGGCTGGAGAAAGGTGAACACCGGGATTATTACGTTGTTGAAGATTCAGATGGGAACCGTTACTGGCTCTTCCGCTCAGGACATTATGATGCTGCCCCACAGTGGTATTTACATGGATTTTTTGCTTGA
- a CDS encoding ImuA family protein: MTTASDRKELISRLQKNILQWEGYKSPPAGTQELVGLGAVESAFPNGVFPLGSVHELVCSNTEQSAASAGFVTGLMSVLMQNGGVCLWAGLSQDLFPPALKAFGVEPDRVIFIRLSKDKEVLWVMEEALKCPGLAAVAGELKDIDFKQSRRLQLAVEHSHVTGFVIRNQTDKMGSTACAARWKIKSLPSEPVDGLPGLGFPRWQVELLRVRNGKPGSWIMEWSDGKFRHINMRMVEPQKLMVG; the protein is encoded by the coding sequence ATGACAACTGCATCTGATAGAAAAGAACTCATAAGCCGGTTGCAAAAGAACATTCTGCAATGGGAAGGCTATAAATCGCCACCTGCAGGTACGCAGGAACTGGTCGGACTGGGTGCTGTAGAATCAGCCTTTCCCAATGGTGTTTTTCCATTGGGTTCGGTACACGAACTGGTATGCTCGAATACAGAACAATCTGCCGCCAGCGCGGGCTTTGTTACCGGATTAATGTCAGTACTGATGCAGAATGGTGGTGTGTGTTTATGGGCCGGACTTTCGCAAGACTTGTTTCCCCCTGCCTTGAAAGCTTTTGGAGTTGAACCAGACAGAGTAATATTTATACGCCTTTCGAAAGATAAAGAGGTGTTATGGGTAATGGAGGAAGCACTTAAATGCCCGGGATTGGCTGCTGTTGCAGGCGAGTTGAAGGATATTGACTTTAAACAGTCGCGTCGGTTGCAACTGGCTGTTGAGCACAGTCATGTAACCGGCTTTGTTATTCGTAATCAAACGGACAAAATGGGTTCGACGGCTTGTGCTGCCAGATGGAAGATTAAGTCGTTACCCAGTGAACCTGTAGACGGATTGCCGGGTCTCGGCTTTCCGCGATGGCAGGTAGAGTTGCTCAGGGTACGGAATGGAAAGCCTGGAAGCTGGATCATGGAATGGTCTGATGGCAAATTCAGGCATATAAACATGCGAATGGTTGAACCGCAAAAACTGATGGTGGGTTGA
- a CDS encoding response regulator — MRLPLISAAIIDDDEIYRFIIARMLKNSGIALVFQAENGKKGIQQIETSLILPEVLIVDIEMPVMNGFETAQYIKMNWPQIGIIAHSSLIDDKTKALMIKSGADLFLPKPCSASELIGSICQLAVLK; from the coding sequence ATGAGACTTCCACTTATTTCAGCAGCAATAATAGATGATGATGAGATTTATCGCTTTATAATAGCAAGGATGCTAAAGAACTCAGGTATAGCACTCGTCTTTCAGGCGGAAAATGGGAAAAAGGGCATACAACAAATCGAAACCAGTTTGATCTTGCCGGAAGTGCTGATTGTTGATATAGAAATGCCTGTAATGAATGGTTTTGAAACTGCTCAATATATAAAGATGAACTGGCCTCAAATTGGCATTATTGCCCACTCATCATTAATAGATGATAAAACCAAAGCGCTCATGATTAAATCAGGTGCTGATCTGTTTTTACCAAAACCCTGTAGCGCCAGCGAACTCATTGGCAGTATCTGTCAACTGGCGGTTCTGAAATAA
- a CDS encoding helix-turn-helix domain-containing protein: MLKATKILEQHAPYKFPGINNLAISCNISASKLKRDFKMAHGITPLEYFRNLQINYVSGMLSGKEKTAKQLAMELGFKKSSTFSAWYKKVISKNKTNI; encoded by the coding sequence ATGCTGAAGGCAACCAAGATTCTAGAACAGCATGCTCCGTATAAATTCCCTGGGATTAATAACCTTGCAATCAGCTGCAATATATCGGCTTCCAAACTCAAGCGCGATTTTAAGATGGCACATGGGATTACGCCTCTTGAATACTTCCGGAACTTGCAAATAAACTATGTGTCGGGAATGTTATCTGGAAAGGAAAAGACGGCTAAACAACTGGCGATGGAACTGGGATTCAAGAAAAGCAGTACGTTCTCAGCATGGTACAAAAAGGTAATCAGTAAAAACAAAACTAATATATAA
- a CDS encoding RNA polymerase sigma factor: MMTEEITDIADDKQLLERVKAGDRLAFGMIYSKYWSKLYIYAYNILREKHSCEDIVQEIMTDLWIRRDVLQIESLKAFFLAATRFQVLKVIRSGKVRSDFFTQDHQLPEGYNAEQTIHSKDISSIVDEHISQLPDKCREIFTLSRKEQLSNREIAKKLGIAQKTVENQITIAIRRLRSSLGDVLAFILLFYTLL, translated from the coding sequence ATGATGACTGAAGAAATTACCGATATAGCAGATGACAAACAACTCCTTGAACGGGTGAAAGCCGGCGACAGGTTGGCTTTTGGGATGATTTACAGTAAGTATTGGTCTAAATTATATATATATGCTTATAATATTCTCAGGGAGAAACATAGTTGTGAGGATATAGTTCAGGAAATTATGACGGATCTTTGGATACGGAGGGATGTATTGCAAATTGAATCGCTAAAGGCTTTTTTTCTGGCAGCAACACGATTTCAGGTACTGAAGGTCATCCGATCAGGAAAAGTTAGAAGCGATTTCTTTACACAAGATCACCAATTACCGGAAGGTTATAATGCTGAACAGACCATTCATAGTAAGGATATAAGCTCAATCGTTGATGAGCACATTTCTCAATTACCTGATAAGTGCCGTGAAATTTTTACTCTAAGCAGAAAGGAGCAGTTATCTAACCGGGAAATTGCGAAAAAGCTTGGAATAGCACAAAAAACCGTAGAAAATCAAATAACTATTGCTATTCGCCGTCTCAGATCCTCTCTCGGCGATGTTTTAGCTTTCATTCTTTTATTCTATACACTCCTTTAA
- a CDS encoding FecR family protein produces MEKRKFQKIVTKYLSGKASAEEEKLLVNYLDSFQKDNEGWNLPEMGEEEIVGNELYQKTLQEIKSREERGKVFRLRWLSAAAFVLVFLSGLYYTLQNRNPVLTSKAERFKNDVLPGTSKATLVLADGRHITLDGKENGELTNEAGVIIKKTKEGQLIYDLSKSPSSSANASDIIYNIVSTPKGGKYMLMLEDGTKIWLNSASSLRFPVEFIGNTRSVELTGEAYFEVAKNRQKPFLVKSRGTEVKVLGTHFNISSYENDPAVKATLLEGSVEVSNNHKKVLLKPGNQAGISNTGIKIIENADTEMEMAWKNGFFQFKDARLKDIMRQLSRWYDVEFEYSGKLPDEEFTGIIAQSVKISKVLEMLEQGGGVAFRIEGRKITVTSTQE; encoded by the coding sequence ATGGAAAAAAGAAAATTTCAGAAGATAGTCACAAAATATCTTAGCGGAAAAGCTTCCGCAGAGGAGGAGAAGCTCCTGGTTAACTATCTTGATAGTTTTCAAAAAGACAATGAAGGCTGGAACCTCCCCGAAATGGGAGAAGAAGAAATTGTGGGGAATGAACTTTATCAAAAAACGCTACAGGAAATTAAGTCGCGGGAAGAAAGAGGGAAGGTGTTCAGATTGCGATGGCTCTCGGCGGCAGCATTTGTACTGGTGTTTCTATCCGGGTTGTATTACACCTTACAGAATCGTAATCCGGTTCTGACAAGCAAAGCAGAAAGATTCAAAAATGATGTTTTGCCGGGCACTTCAAAAGCCACTCTGGTTCTGGCAGATGGGAGACATATCACGTTAGACGGTAAAGAAAACGGAGAGTTAACGAATGAGGCGGGTGTTATTATAAAGAAAACTAAAGAAGGTCAATTAATCTACGATCTGTCGAAGTCCCCGAGTTCATCAGCAAATGCATCGGATATCATTTATAATATAGTTTCTACTCCCAAAGGGGGGAAATACATGCTAATGTTGGAAGATGGCACAAAAATCTGGCTTAATTCTGCTTCGTCTCTGCGCTTTCCTGTTGAATTTATTGGAAATACGAGAAGTGTAGAGTTAACAGGCGAAGCCTATTTTGAGGTGGCTAAAAACAGACAAAAACCGTTTCTTGTGAAAAGTCGGGGAACAGAGGTAAAGGTACTTGGCACTCATTTCAACATCAGCTCTTATGAGAATGATCCGGCAGTGAAAGCTACTTTATTGGAAGGATCTGTAGAGGTTTCAAATAATCATAAAAAAGTATTGCTAAAGCCCGGTAATCAGGCCGGAATTTCAAATACCGGGATAAAGATCATTGAAAATGCCGATACAGAGATGGAGATGGCCTGGAAAAATGGTTTTTTTCAATTTAAAGATGCAAGGCTGAAAGATATTATGAGGCAACTTTCCCGGTGGTATGATGTAGAATTTGAATACAGTGGAAAGCTACCCGACGAAGAATTTACAGGTATTATCGCACAATCAGTGAAAATCTCTAAAGTACTGGAGATGCTGGAGCAGGGAGGCGGGGTTGCATTTAGAATTGAAGGAAGAAAAATAACAGTAACATCAACACAGGAATAA